One stretch of Paenibacillus sp. FSL R5-0341 DNA includes these proteins:
- a CDS encoding beta-glucoside-specific PTS transporter subunit IIABC, whose translation MNNKDLAKNVLDLVGGEQNISGLTHCATRLRFVLKDDNKADLKALDQLEGVLKAQNSGGQVQVVIGAKVDAVYSEVRNLTSDQIGELSESTDSGPKKRRNPVNVVLETIAGIFTPVLPALVGCGMIKCLATVITAMGYLEGSGFLTIINMIGDCIFYFMPFFLAVSAANRFKTNPYLAVALAAGLMHPTILNAAALIAETGVDSIDFLGMPILLMKYSSSVIPIILAVWIMSYVYPIVNRMIPKFLQVLLTPMIVLFIMIPLELIVLGPVGSYIGDWLTNGIDSLFSTAGVLAGAILGFFKPIMVMFGMHYAIMPIQVQQVATLGATVLLPTALAANLAQAGAAFGVFVLTKSKTMKSAAASSGFTALFGITEPAIYGVTLKYKRPFFAGCLAGGLVGGFYSLVHTTANAISLPGVLAIGTYTSDRYMYVVIGCIAAVVLGFVFTLLAGIKEDTDGNKSKQQATNKVNSNQTVVASEVTPASVSSQTSTSSDMLIVSPMTGEIKPISEVEDQAFAQELMGKGIAIFPTDGKVYAPFDGVVEALYRTKHAIGLKATNGVEILIHIGVDTVSLKGKYFNAHIEQGQTVQAGDLLVEFDPEGITSAGYNTVTSIVVTNMQQYGDVLTTATSGPIRESEALIKLIP comes from the coding sequence ATGAACAACAAAGACTTGGCTAAAAACGTACTTGATCTTGTTGGCGGCGAGCAAAATATATCGGGTCTGACACACTGTGCAACCCGTTTGAGATTCGTATTGAAGGATGATAACAAAGCAGATCTCAAAGCGCTGGATCAGCTCGAAGGCGTGCTTAAGGCACAAAATTCCGGTGGACAGGTTCAGGTTGTTATCGGCGCAAAGGTAGATGCAGTCTACAGTGAAGTGAGGAACCTAACCTCTGACCAGATTGGCGAGCTTTCGGAGTCTACAGACAGTGGACCTAAAAAGAGACGCAACCCCGTCAATGTCGTGCTTGAAACCATCGCAGGTATATTCACACCTGTGCTGCCAGCACTTGTTGGTTGCGGGATGATCAAGTGTTTGGCTACCGTAATAACTGCAATGGGATACCTGGAAGGCTCCGGTTTCCTGACGATCATTAACATGATCGGGGACTGTATTTTCTACTTCATGCCGTTCTTCCTGGCTGTTAGTGCAGCAAACCGTTTCAAAACCAATCCCTATTTGGCGGTAGCTCTTGCTGCGGGATTAATGCATCCAACCATTTTGAACGCTGCGGCTCTGATTGCTGAGACGGGTGTAGACAGTATTGATTTTCTCGGCATGCCAATTCTGTTGATGAAATATTCCTCTTCCGTCATACCAATCATTCTGGCGGTGTGGATTATGAGTTATGTGTATCCAATCGTCAATCGAATGATTCCCAAGTTTCTACAGGTCCTGCTTACCCCAATGATTGTTTTGTTCATTATGATTCCACTGGAATTAATCGTGCTTGGCCCAGTAGGATCATATATCGGGGACTGGTTGACCAATGGCATCGACTCATTGTTCTCCACTGCAGGTGTTCTTGCAGGTGCGATTCTTGGATTTTTCAAACCGATTATGGTCATGTTCGGTATGCACTATGCCATCATGCCGATTCAGGTTCAACAAGTGGCTACACTGGGTGCAACCGTGCTGTTACCAACAGCACTGGCAGCGAATTTGGCTCAGGCTGGAGCAGCCTTCGGTGTGTTTGTACTAACGAAGAGTAAAACGATGAAATCAGCCGCTGCTTCAAGTGGATTCACCGCATTGTTCGGGATTACCGAGCCGGCGATCTATGGTGTAACGCTGAAATACAAACGTCCCTTTTTCGCAGGTTGCCTGGCAGGTGGATTAGTCGGTGGATTCTACAGCTTGGTGCATACAACAGCGAATGCAATTTCACTTCCAGGTGTATTGGCAATTGGCACGTATACCTCTGATCGTTACATGTATGTCGTTATTGGCTGTATTGCCGCAGTTGTACTCGGGTTTGTGTTCACGCTGTTGGCTGGCATCAAGGAAGATACAGATGGAAATAAATCGAAGCAACAAGCTACGAATAAAGTAAATAGCAATCAGACAGTCGTTGCCTCAGAGGTAACTCCAGCATCCGTATCATCACAGACATCCACGTCTTCTGACATGCTTATCGTTAGTCCAATGACAGGGGAGATCAAACCCATCTCTGAGGTAGAAGATCAGGCATTTGCCCAAGAGTTAATGGGTAAAGGTATTGCAATCTTTCCGACAGATGGCAAAGTATACGCTCCTTTTGATGGAGTAGTCGAGGCCCTTTATCGCACCAAACACGCCATCGGTTTGAAGGCAACGAATGGTGTCGAGATCCTGATTCATATCGGGGTGGATACCGTCAGTCTGAAAGGGAAATATTTTAACGCCCATATCGAACAGGGACAGACAGTCCAGGCTGGGGATTTATTAGTGGAGTTTGATCCAGAAGGCATTACGTCAGCAGGCTATAACACCGTTACATCGATTGTGGTAACCAACATGCAACAGTATGGAGACGTACTGACCACAGCGACCAGCGGCCCGATCCGGGAGAGTGAAGCTTTAATTAAGCTAATCCCATGA
- a CDS encoding family 1 glycosylhydrolase, which yields MTNSNFPKDFLWGGALSACQAEGAYNVDGKSLTIPEVMKFNEKNDRKVTKQIRVNWEMIEEARNDPDTVKYPKRRGIDFYHNFREDIALFAEMGFKVFRYSISWARVFPGGDDSAPNEKALEFYDQVIDECLKQGMEPLITISHFDTPIVLMDKFGGWYNRKLIDLYVNYCDVLFNRYKGKVKYWVTFNEINMSVKASAKTLGIIDYDAANYEEMLFQGLHHQFVAASRATKMAHEIDPNNQIGSMVAYFTTYPYTCKPEDALQMQQDDQMKNQFYLDVLNKGEYPYYSKTYFKNKEIQLSIEDGDLDSIRAHTADFVGMSYYNSMISSSDTEQLELTAGNVHSVYKNPHLPANEWGWQIDPIGLRYTLNLVYDRYQKPVFILENSSGFYDKMNEDGTINDPYRIDFLSKHIEQMGLAIADGVEVLGYTMWGPIDMISSGTSEMSKRYGFIYVDQDDYGNGTLKRYRKDSFFWYQNVIRTNGAEL from the coding sequence ATGACGAATTCCAATTTTCCAAAAGACTTTTTATGGGGCGGTGCACTATCTGCCTGTCAGGCCGAAGGTGCATATAATGTGGATGGCAAGAGCTTGACCATTCCAGAAGTGATGAAGTTTAACGAGAAGAACGATCGCAAAGTGACCAAGCAGATCAGAGTGAATTGGGAGATGATTGAAGAGGCCAGGAATGACCCGGATACCGTGAAATATCCGAAGCGCCGGGGGATCGATTTTTATCATAACTTCCGTGAGGATATCGCCTTGTTTGCCGAGATGGGATTCAAAGTATTTCGTTATTCCATTTCATGGGCGAGAGTATTTCCAGGTGGCGACGATTCCGCTCCGAACGAAAAGGCACTAGAGTTCTATGATCAGGTTATTGATGAATGTCTAAAACAGGGTATGGAGCCCCTGATCACCATCAGTCACTTTGATACGCCAATTGTACTGATGGACAAGTTCGGAGGATGGTATAACCGCAAGTTGATTGATCTGTATGTGAACTATTGTGATGTACTGTTTAATCGCTACAAGGGCAAAGTGAAATATTGGGTGACGTTCAACGAGATCAACATGAGCGTGAAAGCATCAGCCAAGACGCTGGGAATCATTGATTATGATGCTGCCAATTATGAGGAAATGCTGTTCCAGGGGCTGCATCATCAATTTGTAGCTGCGTCCAGAGCAACCAAGATGGCTCATGAGATTGATCCGAATAACCAGATCGGAAGTATGGTGGCTTATTTTACAACGTATCCTTACACTTGCAAGCCAGAGGATGCACTTCAGATGCAGCAGGATGATCAGATGAAAAATCAGTTCTATCTCGATGTGCTCAATAAAGGTGAGTACCCTTACTATAGTAAAACGTATTTCAAAAACAAGGAGATCCAGTTGAGCATCGAAGATGGCGATCTGGATAGCATTCGCGCACATACGGCTGACTTCGTGGGGATGTCGTATTACAACTCGATGATTTCCAGCAGTGATACAGAGCAGCTCGAACTAACGGCAGGCAATGTACACAGTGTATATAAAAACCCGCATCTGCCCGCTAATGAGTGGGGTTGGCAGATTGATCCGATTGGCCTGCGTTATACGCTTAATCTCGTCTATGATCGGTATCAAAAACCTGTCTTCATTCTGGAGAATAGCTCAGGCTTCTACGATAAGATGAATGAAGATGGAACGATCAACGATCCCTACCGGATTGATTTCCTGAGCAAACATATCGAACAGATGGGACTCGCCATTGCAGATGGAGTCGAAGTGTTGGGATACACGATGTGGGGGCCGATCGACATGATCAGTTCAGGTACTTCCGAGATGAGCAAACGGTACGGATTTATCTACGTGGATCAGGACGATTACGGCAATGGTACGCTGAAAAGATATCGTAAGGATTCGTTCTTCTGGTATCAGAATGTGATCCGTACCAACGGAGCAGAACTGTAA
- a CDS encoding 2-keto-3-deoxygluconate permease: MNILGRIKKIPGGLLIVPMLAAAVINTIFPSFFQIGDPTTALFTSKGTMVLIGMILLISGTQLNLSQLLVTLKRAGVLCISRILISCLFGWAFVHFFGISGVGGVSAVAFIAVLTSCNPGLYLALMNTYGDDVDRAAFGILNLIAVPVIPVMILNSASGVGIDYLSVIATLVPFFIGILLGNLDSNIQKMFAPGTLILLPFLGTSFGSNIDLRIAFQSSLSGLLVTVLFLLICMLPLIGIDRAILRRPSYAAAATCSVAGLSMVVPSMAAGFNPAYAPYVDTAIAQIAFAVILTSVTVPYIVKRLAGGTAREGVVRANQ, from the coding sequence ATGAATATTCTGGGTCGTATCAAAAAAATACCCGGCGGCTTGCTGATTGTTCCTATGCTAGCCGCCGCGGTGATCAACACGATTTTCCCGTCGTTCTTTCAGATCGGAGATCCAACGACAGCACTATTCACATCGAAAGGTACCATGGTGCTGATCGGCATGATTTTACTGATATCAGGAACACAACTTAACTTGTCACAGCTTCTGGTGACTTTGAAGAGAGCAGGGGTGCTCTGTATCTCCCGTATCCTCATCAGCTGCCTGTTCGGCTGGGCGTTTGTACACTTTTTTGGCATTAGTGGGGTCGGGGGAGTTTCTGCGGTAGCCTTCATTGCCGTTCTGACCAGCTGTAATCCGGGATTATATCTGGCCTTGATGAACACATATGGAGATGATGTGGACCGTGCTGCGTTTGGCATTCTGAATCTGATTGCCGTACCGGTTATTCCGGTTATGATATTGAATTCGGCAAGTGGCGTTGGTATCGATTACCTCAGTGTAATTGCTACGCTAGTGCCTTTCTTCATCGGTATACTGCTTGGTAACCTGGATAGCAATATACAGAAGATGTTCGCTCCGGGAACACTGATTCTGCTGCCTTTCCTGGGCACAAGCTTCGGGTCCAATATTGATCTGCGTATTGCATTTCAGTCCAGTTTGTCCGGCTTGCTGGTCACAGTGTTATTTTTGCTGATCTGCATGCTACCGCTCATTGGAATCGATCGCGCGATACTAAGGCGGCCCAGTTACGCAGCGGCTGCGACATGTTCGGTTGCTGGATTGTCCATGGTGGTGCCTTCGATGGCTGCCGGGTTTAATCCGGCGTATGCGCCATATGTGGACACAGCTATCGCTCAGATTGCGTTTGCCGTGATCCTGACCTCGGTGACCGTGCCTTATATCGTGAAGCGTTTGGCTGGAGGAACAGCGAGGGAAGGTGTTGTACGGGCGAATCAATAA
- a CDS encoding type 1 glutamine amidotransferase domain-containing protein — MKKILVVLTNVDKYATKDEPTGLWLSEATHFIEEFDQNENVQIDLVSPKGGNVPLDPKSLGDSLDESTKAYFENETFMNQLKNTLKPSEVNASDYDAIYFTGGHGTMWDFPDNAELQELSRDIYEKGGVVSGVCHGVTALLNVKLSNGLLLINDKTVSGFTNEEETLAQQTEYVPFLLEDALRERAAQYDKAAAFSSYVTTDGRVVTGQNPQSSKAVAESVKQLLGL, encoded by the coding sequence ATGAAAAAAATATTGGTTGTTCTAACAAATGTCGATAAATACGCAACGAAGGACGAGCCTACCGGCTTGTGGCTGAGCGAAGCAACGCACTTTATTGAAGAGTTTGATCAAAACGAAAATGTTCAGATCGATCTGGTTAGCCCTAAAGGTGGGAACGTGCCTCTTGATCCGAAAAGTCTCGGCGACTCCCTCGATGAGAGCACCAAAGCCTATTTCGAGAACGAAACGTTCATGAATCAATTGAAAAATACGCTGAAACCTAGCGAAGTAAACGCGAGTGACTACGATGCAATCTACTTCACTGGCGGTCACGGTACGATGTGGGATTTCCCGGACAATGCTGAACTTCAAGAGCTTTCTCGTGATATCTATGAAAAAGGTGGGGTTGTATCCGGCGTGTGCCACGGGGTTACAGCTCTGTTGAATGTGAAGCTGTCCAACGGCCTGCTTTTGATCAATGACAAAACCGTTTCCGGCTTCACGAATGAAGAAGAAACATTGGCTCAACAAACCGAGTATGTTCCTTTCCTATTGGAAGATGCGTTGAGAGAACGCGCTGCACAATATGATAAAGCTGCTGCCTTCAGCTCTTATGTCACAACAGATGGCCGCGTGGTCACAGGACAGAATCCGCAATCCAGCAAAGCGGTAGCTGAAAGTGTTAAACAATTGCTGGGTCTGTAA
- a CDS encoding DEAD/DEAH box helicase, whose translation MHPYTETIEVHVALTGYGDALFYGALNTHHFVSGQSLKQRLFAWHVPSFYGTELEVRQIEEIELVVLPAEEVIPFFAEMHTLLHIEWKWDEQAEHLIRLAPALAASIENRKYVPSFEAYRAGQLQWTWDPDSLKKQDRASLAKAIQQTDESYAEGLGATYSAFVFQRWYSSEEAATDLRREFPQLFPERGTLPKTAGMDAQSWLVSIGWKADAAPFRPMLQLQEPDEDEPSWRLRLVLQNKLDAAVLVPVMLDSRGRLEGEWPEVWAPFILDRSAGWLDQLRAHLPRLGGSISGRRDVLSDPLGDQEAWQFLTKDSGRLLAAGWQVLLPGWWEAARKKKPKLRAKVQPEEGSERGQSFFGLDSIIHFDWRIAIGDTDLSEDEFADLVARNERLVRFRGEWVPLDPDLLEQIRRAMGGVDREQGLSFQDILHLHLLHNEQREYRNQKWKEGQQSEEEEQPQANDNIRLEVELNEHLNRVIAQLGGGQGGAPSLPIPTGLHAELRSYQKEGFAWLGFLRRFGLGACLADDMGLGKTIQFITYLLHIKEHEPRKPGQAPALLICPTSVLGNWQKEISRFAPSIHVSLHYGARRLSGEEFREQTEQVDIIITSFATATLDQEMLQTYTWSCICLDEAQNIKNAQTKQSLAVRSFPAKHRIAMTGTPIENRLSELWSIYDFTNPGYLGSARAFQTRFISAIEKDKDEQRMQDLQQLVKPFMLRRKKKDPNIQLDLPDKNEMKTYIHLTGEQSALYDQSVQALMDKMKELEGIKRKGAILSALTQLKQLCDHPLLLTKEALPEELPEDGALTSAYDVYSPQDMAMLISRSAKLERLMELIRELRDEGERCLIFTQYIGMGQMLQQVLRQELQEPVLYLHGGTSKTARDRMIEEFQSRTLPEDKQPSVFILSIKAGGVGLNLTAANHVFHFDRWWNPAVENQATDRAYRMGQTKDVQVHKFISLGTLEERIDEMLESKQQLSDNIITSSENWITELSTEELKDLFTRRRDWSG comes from the coding sequence ATTCATCCTTACACTGAAACGATCGAGGTTCACGTCGCTTTAACCGGATATGGCGATGCTTTGTTTTACGGAGCACTCAACACACACCATTTTGTATCGGGACAGTCGCTTAAGCAGCGGTTATTCGCTTGGCATGTGCCTTCCTTCTACGGCACCGAACTGGAAGTTCGGCAGATTGAGGAGATTGAGCTGGTTGTTCTGCCTGCGGAAGAAGTGATTCCCTTTTTTGCCGAGATGCATACGCTGCTTCATATTGAATGGAAGTGGGACGAGCAAGCGGAACATCTGATTCGATTGGCTCCAGCACTCGCAGCCTCCATTGAGAACCGCAAATACGTGCCCAGCTTTGAAGCCTACCGTGCAGGACAGCTTCAGTGGACCTGGGACCCGGACAGCTTGAAAAAGCAGGATCGAGCATCGCTTGCCAAAGCGATTCAGCAAACGGACGAGAGCTATGCCGAGGGACTCGGGGCGACCTACTCTGCCTTCGTATTCCAGCGCTGGTATAGTTCGGAGGAAGCGGCAACCGATCTGCGCCGTGAATTCCCACAGTTGTTTCCAGAGCGCGGCACTCTACCCAAAACAGCCGGGATGGATGCTCAGTCCTGGCTCGTATCCATTGGCTGGAAAGCAGATGCCGCACCATTCAGGCCCATGCTGCAATTGCAGGAGCCAGACGAGGATGAGCCATCTTGGCGGCTGCGACTAGTGTTGCAGAACAAGCTGGATGCCGCTGTATTGGTGCCCGTCATGCTCGATTCACGGGGCCGGCTTGAAGGGGAATGGCCAGAGGTGTGGGCACCGTTCATTCTGGATCGCTCCGCCGGATGGCTGGATCAGCTTCGTGCACATCTGCCGCGTCTTGGAGGCTCCATTAGCGGCAGACGGGATGTTCTCAGTGACCCTTTGGGAGATCAGGAAGCCTGGCAGTTCCTGACAAAGGATAGCGGACGGTTGCTCGCAGCGGGCTGGCAAGTTCTGCTACCTGGTTGGTGGGAAGCAGCACGTAAGAAGAAGCCAAAGCTGCGCGCTAAGGTGCAACCGGAGGAAGGCAGTGAGCGAGGCCAGTCGTTCTTTGGACTGGACTCGATTATTCATTTTGACTGGCGAATTGCGATTGGTGACACGGATCTCAGCGAAGATGAATTCGCCGACCTTGTTGCCCGTAATGAACGATTGGTTCGCTTCCGCGGAGAATGGGTTCCTCTCGACCCCGACCTGCTGGAACAGATACGTCGCGCCATGGGCGGTGTAGATCGGGAACAGGGACTCTCATTTCAGGACATTCTGCACCTGCATCTGCTACATAATGAGCAGCGCGAATACCGCAACCAGAAATGGAAGGAAGGACAACAATCCGAGGAGGAAGAGCAACCGCAGGCTAATGATAACATTCGGCTGGAGGTTGAACTTAACGAACATCTAAATCGCGTTATCGCACAACTCGGAGGCGGACAAGGCGGCGCGCCTTCCCTGCCCATTCCGACAGGGCTTCATGCCGAGCTGCGATCGTATCAGAAGGAAGGTTTTGCATGGCTTGGTTTCCTGCGCAGATTCGGGCTTGGGGCATGTCTTGCCGATGATATGGGTCTAGGGAAAACCATTCAGTTCATCACGTATCTGTTACACATCAAAGAACATGAACCACGTAAGCCGGGACAAGCTCCGGCACTTCTGATCTGTCCGACTTCCGTACTGGGCAACTGGCAAAAGGAGATTAGCCGCTTCGCGCCTTCCATTCATGTCAGCCTGCATTACGGAGCACGCCGATTAAGCGGGGAAGAATTCCGGGAGCAGACGGAGCAGGTGGACATTATTATCACATCTTTTGCTACGGCTACACTGGATCAGGAAATGTTGCAGACGTATACGTGGTCATGCATCTGTCTCGATGAAGCGCAGAATATTAAGAATGCTCAGACCAAGCAGTCCCTGGCTGTTCGCAGTTTCCCGGCGAAACACCGCATTGCCATGACAGGCACACCAATTGAGAATCGGTTGTCCGAGCTGTGGTCGATCTATGATTTTACCAATCCAGGATATCTGGGCAGTGCAAGGGCATTCCAGACTCGCTTTATCAGTGCCATAGAGAAGGATAAGGATGAGCAGCGAATGCAGGATCTGCAGCAATTAGTGAAACCGTTCATGCTGCGCCGGAAGAAAAAAGATCCGAATATCCAGCTTGATCTGCCGGACAAAAACGAAATGAAGACTTACATTCACCTTACGGGCGAACAAAGTGCATTGTATGACCAATCCGTGCAGGCCCTGATGGATAAAATGAAAGAGTTGGAAGGCATCAAGCGCAAAGGTGCAATTCTATCGGCGTTAACCCAGCTTAAACAGTTGTGTGATCACCCTCTGCTGTTAACGAAAGAAGCTTTGCCGGAGGAACTGCCCGAAGACGGTGCACTGACATCTGCTTATGACGTGTACAGCCCGCAGGATATGGCGATGCTGATCAGCCGCTCCGCAAAGCTGGAACGACTGATGGAGCTTATCCGAGAATTGCGGGACGAGGGCGAGCGATGCCTGATTTTCACCCAATATATCGGTATGGGTCAGATGCTGCAACAGGTACTGCGTCAGGAGCTGCAAGAGCCTGTGCTTTACCTGCACGGGGGCACATCCAAGACAGCAAGGGATCGTATGATTGAGGAATTCCAATCCCGTACATTGCCTGAGGATAAGCAACCATCGGTCTTTATTCTGTCCATCAAGGCTGGCGGTGTCGGGCTGAATCTGACCGCAGCCAATCATGTCTTCCATTTTGACCGCTGGTGGAACCCGGCTGTTGAGAATCAAGCCACCGACCGGGCTTATCGGATGGGTCAGACCAAGGATGTTCAGGTGCATAAGTTCATCTCTCTTGGCACATTGGAGGAGCGGATCGACGAGATGTTGGAGAGCAAACAGCAGCTCAGCGATAACATCATCACAAGCTCCGAGAACTGGATTACCGAATTGTCGACGGAAGAGCTGAAAGACCTGTTCACTCGGCGTCGTGACTGGTCGGGCTAA
- a CDS encoding SWIM zinc finger family protein encodes MNIPNNMRMDDAQWQQLIRQVAEHFNNLTIMRGFQYYKQKRVGPLTYSEQQGVSAVVQGSEEYEVTLSMQSLSTSHCTCPVSSLCKHMTAVLMSYAEQLERPVHAIVNAHSSTALKQTTKPVGAMAAGTSRYADADEQQDMDIPVNQYSQIKERATELADLEISEWHELFHSSLRRLGTGTANTSYVQEATDELYAIKPRLSAAMDQLFELHVQLYLIRFCVPPARNSITHTPVYLSYPAQLAVDALLKGIDRIFNHQLDLPGLKGKKLEQHWNRLAETSAYLRTHMMSETASMMFFTPIYRQLWLNWIVPELHGAPDMLSSEQAILNDIERGIIAASPPSQSGGSVLGSTQSNGSSSDRPGKAATLPLPLILAQSWMHFHLGQDDQAWQRLIHGSSAYGFPPEQLLHFLHVLADSAEWKRLGDWLVQLGPLLANRRNTPLNDYMHLWDTAIQHLPDSENRMWDTLVSMLPHSRPAYEDAMHSRGQWRRWIDFQLSTGTEPLEFRVAVLQPIEKDAPELLLPFYHQAVERYIGHKNRDGYKAAVKLLKRLSKIYKKLKQEAHWEQFITTLAVRNSRLRALQEELRKGKLIS; translated from the coding sequence ATGAACATACCGAATAACATGAGGATGGATGATGCGCAGTGGCAACAGTTGATCAGGCAGGTTGCGGAGCATTTTAATAACCTGACGATCATGCGTGGATTCCAATATTATAAACAGAAACGTGTCGGACCATTAACCTATTCCGAACAACAAGGGGTCTCGGCCGTTGTACAAGGATCGGAAGAGTATGAGGTCACCCTTAGCATGCAATCTCTGTCTACCAGTCATTGTACCTGTCCGGTGAGTTCCCTATGCAAACATATGACTGCTGTATTGATGAGTTATGCCGAGCAACTGGAGCGACCTGTGCATGCGATTGTGAATGCGCACTCCAGTACCGCCCTTAAACAAACAACCAAACCCGTTGGGGCCATGGCCGCAGGAACATCCCGCTATGCAGATGCCGATGAACAGCAGGATATGGATATTCCGGTTAACCAATACAGCCAGATTAAGGAGCGTGCAACAGAGCTTGCCGATCTTGAAATCTCGGAATGGCATGAGCTATTTCACTCCTCTCTGAGACGGCTGGGTACCGGCACAGCAAACACATCCTACGTGCAGGAAGCAACGGACGAGCTATATGCCATTAAGCCAAGGCTGTCTGCTGCGATGGACCAACTTTTTGAACTACATGTGCAACTGTACCTCATCCGATTCTGCGTGCCTCCGGCCCGTAACTCAATTACGCATACCCCCGTGTACTTGAGCTACCCTGCCCAGCTGGCGGTGGATGCACTTCTGAAAGGCATCGATCGGATCTTTAACCATCAGCTAGACCTGCCGGGTCTAAAGGGGAAAAAGCTGGAGCAACATTGGAACAGACTGGCCGAAACCTCGGCCTATTTACGTACACATATGATGTCTGAGACGGCAAGCATGATGTTCTTCACGCCAATCTATCGACAGCTGTGGTTGAACTGGATCGTACCTGAGCTTCATGGGGCGCCGGACATGCTATCATCGGAACAGGCTATCTTAAATGATATAGAGCGCGGTATAATCGCCGCTTCGCCACCTTCACAGTCAGGTGGGAGTGTCTTGGGTAGCACTCAAAGTAATGGAAGTAGTAGTGATAGACCAGGCAAAGCCGCAACACTGCCCCTACCACTCATACTCGCGCAGAGCTGGATGCACTTCCATCTGGGGCAGGATGATCAGGCATGGCAGCGACTCATCCATGGAAGCTCGGCCTACGGTTTCCCGCCAGAACAACTGTTGCATTTTCTCCATGTACTCGCAGATTCGGCTGAATGGAAGCGACTTGGGGATTGGTTAGTACAACTTGGCCCCCTCCTGGCGAATCGGCGTAATACACCTTTGAATGATTACATGCATCTGTGGGATACTGCCATTCAACATCTGCCAGATTCAGAGAACCGCATGTGGGACACGCTTGTCAGCATGCTTCCCCACTCCCGCCCCGCTTATGAAGATGCCATGCATTCTCGTGGTCAGTGGCGCAGGTGGATTGATTTTCAGCTGAGCACAGGGACGGAGCCTCTCGAATTTCGCGTAGCCGTGCTGCAACCGATTGAAAAAGATGCACCTGAACTGCTGCTCCCCTTCTATCATCAGGCGGTGGAGCGTTATATCGGACACAAGAACAGGGACGGATACAAAGCAGCGGTGAAGCTGCTGAAACGCCTCTCCAAAATCTATAAAAAGTTGAAGCAAGAAGCGCACTGGGAGCAGTTCATCACCACACTCGCCGTTCGTAACAGTCGGCTGCGTGCCCTGCAGGAAGAGCTTCGGAAAGGTAAACTGATCTCATGA
- a CDS encoding endonuclease/exonuclease/phosphatase family protein, with product MKILTLNTHAWAEEDQLNKISQLADFINTHQFDVISMQEVNQSMQEAALSEEELKMYYATESDAVIKKDNYAYVLLQQLTEQYYWTWIPAHVGFQKYDEGLAILSRTPIKQAFGEYVSHMRDYNNYRTRKIVGIQTVVQGEATWFVNGHYNWWDDAQEPFKGQWELTESKLAPYMDQPLYIMGDFNNVAEVRDEGYDYMMSKSWNDLYTTALQKDDGATVVKAIAGWADNKRDLRIDYIFSNRPIQAKSSTVVLNGKNGPVVSDHFGVAVEI from the coding sequence ATGAAAATACTGACGTTAAACACTCACGCTTGGGCGGAAGAGGATCAACTGAACAAGATCAGTCAGCTGGCTGATTTTATCAATACACATCAATTCGACGTAATTTCCATGCAGGAGGTCAACCAATCCATGCAGGAAGCAGCGCTTTCTGAAGAAGAACTGAAGATGTATTATGCTACTGAATCGGATGCTGTGATTAAAAAAGATAACTATGCCTACGTCCTGCTTCAGCAGCTGACCGAGCAATATTACTGGACGTGGATTCCCGCGCATGTCGGGTTCCAAAAATACGATGAAGGACTGGCGATCCTTAGCCGGACGCCGATTAAGCAGGCTTTTGGAGAATACGTGTCCCACATGCGGGATTATAACAATTACCGTACACGCAAAATTGTTGGAATCCAGACGGTCGTCCAAGGTGAAGCAACCTGGTTTGTGAACGGACATTATAACTGGTGGGATGATGCGCAGGAACCTTTCAAAGGACAGTGGGAGTTGACGGAGAGCAAGCTTGCCCCCTACATGGATCAGCCGTTATATATAATGGGTGATTTCAATAATGTCGCTGAAGTACGTGATGAAGGCTATGATTATATGATGAGCAAAAGCTGGAATGACCTGTATACCACAGCATTGCAAAAGGATGACGGAGCAACCGTGGTGAAGGCCATTGCCGGCTGGGCAGACAACAAACGCGATCTGCGGATCGATTATATTTTCTCCAATCGTCCAATCCAGGCCAAGTCTTCCACCGTGGTCTTGAACGGTAAAAACGGGCCGGTCGTGTCCGACCATTTTGGCGTCGCTGTAGAAATATAA